CGCAGGCCTGGCGAAATGGGGCATGTTTGGCAAGGCCAGGCGCGATGGGGGGTACGACAACCACCTGCCGCGCACATGGCTGGCCAGCCAGAAAGACTGGAGGGCGCGGGCCAACGCAGCGCAGGCCAACAGCTTTGAGGCTTTGCCGTTTTTTATAGGCGCGGTGATCATTGCGCACCAAATGAATGCCTTGCAGGTTCGGGTGGACTTGCTGGCATTGGCCTTTGTGCTGCTGCGCATGGTTTACATCTTGTTGTATGTGGCCAATCAAGCAAGTGCCCGCAGCGTTGTATGGGCGATGGCACTGGCAGCCAATATTGCGCTGTTGTTTGTGTGATCGCGGCCTGAGGCCGTGGACGGCGAGGCGATGGAAAACGGGCCCGGCGCTGCTTAACTTTTGCTTGCAATTCGGCTCGGTGTAAACCCGCTTGGGATTGCTCCCGATGCGCCATTTGGCGAGCGTCACTATTCTTGTTTCTGCTGATCATTTGGTGCATCAGATAAAGGGTAGGAATGTTGAATCGCCGTGATTGGGGTCAGTGGTGCGCAGCGACCGTGTTGGTCAGCGGCGCTGCTGGCGTGCAAGCGGCTTCTGCTGCAAGCCTGGCTGGTGGTTCGCAGCGCCTCGTTGTGGCCGTGGCCAACAAGGCTGCGTTTTGTTATCTGCCACTGACCATCGCCGAACGTCTGGGGTACTTCGCCGCCGAAGGCCTGGCGCTGGAGGTGAGGGAATATGCCGATGCCTCTGCGGCAGTCCGGGCTTTGCTGGATGGCTCGGCCCAGATGCTTTCAGGCTCCTATTCCACAACCCAGATGATGCGTGCTCATGACGAGTACCTCTCCGCTATCCTGATGCAGGCGCTGGCCCCTCAAATCGTGCTGGGGGCCTCCCACCGGACCATGCAGAGCTTTCGGAGTGCGCGCGACCTGAGGGGGCGGCGCATTGGTGTCACGGCACTGGGTTCGGCAAGCCATCGCATTGCAAGTCTGGCCTTGAACCGGGCCGGGATACGACCGCAGGATGTGCGCTTTGTTCCGCTCAGCAGCCCCGTCGATATGTTGGCGGCCTTTCGCGGGGGTGAGATTGATGCACTTTGCCACCCCGACCCACTGATCACGCGCCTGGAGCAATCGGGAGAGCTGCGGGTTTTGCTCGATACCCGGACGGTGCGTGGAACCAAAGAGCTGTTTGGTGGGCCTTTGCCGGCTGCCTGCCTGGCTGTCACCACGGAATGGATGGCTGCCAATCCAGTCATGTGTCAGGCTTCTGCCAACGCAATGGTGCGCGCTTTGAAATGGTTGCGAACGGCTGGCCCGTCCGATATCAACAAGGCGGTTCCGGAGGCCTATTTTCAAGGCGACCGAAGCTTGTATCTGGCTGCGTTTGAACGCGCCCGCGAAGCGTGGGCTTCTGACGGGGTCATGCCTGAATCAGGGCCGCAGACGGTTGCCAATATGCTGAGGCGCTTCAGTGAAATCCCCGAGTTGGATGACAAGCGCCTGAGCAGCACCTTTACCAATCAGTTTGCGCTGAAAGCCAAGACCCGCTTTCGGGCCTGAGGGTCAGCCAAACGGTGGATGGGTCAGGAGCGCTTTTTCTTCTTGGCTGGCGATGATTTGGCCGGGGACTTCTTGGCCGAGCTGCTTTGTGCTTTTGAGGTTCGGCTGTTCTTGCTGCTGCGCGTCGCGGAGGCCCGCTTGACTTTGATCTTCACCCTGGATGATTTGCTCGTCTTGCTCGAACTCGACGAGCGCTTGGCCGCCAGTTGGCTTTCCCGGATCACAACCACCTTGGCACTTTGGCTGGACGATCCTGCCACAGCCAGGCGCTGACCGGTGCGCAGCCGGGCACGGGCCGACAGGTTGTTGAGCTTGGCGAGATCGGCCGTGCTCATGCCGTAGCGCCGGGCAATACCGCTCAAGGTGTCGCCAGACCGCACTCTGACGCTCGCGCGCCGGGCAACCGCTTCTGGTTGCAGGCTCAGGCGGGCGTTGTCCGCGACATACTCGCTCACGTCGTTGTCGCGTTGCGAGCTGCGCGCCACCAGCAGGCTGGAACCAGCCCGAACCTGCATGCGTGGCGGGATGTTGTTGACGCTGCGCAGTTCGGATTCGCTCATGCCCACGCGCCTGGCTGCCTCACTGACAGAAAGGGTGCTGGGAACCACCCACACTGTCCAGGAGGCCAGCGGGCCCTTGTGCTCGGCGAGCCGGCGTTCGAATACGTTGGCGTTGTCCCATGGCAAAAGAATCTGAGGCGTACCGGCAGACATGACGACAGGCTGCTTCAGCGAAGGGTTGAGGGCGCGGAAATCGGCTTCGTTGATCTCGGCCAGCCGAATGACCAGCGCCACATCAATATCCTGGGAGATGGAAATGGCATCAAAGAACGGGTGGTTGCCAATGTCGGGCAGCTGGGCGTTGAACGTCTCCGGGAAGGCCACGATGTTTTTCACGGCCTGAAGTTTTGGCACGTACTGACGTGTTTCCGTGGGCATGTCCAGGCTGTTGTAGTCGGTGGGCAGACCGGCCTGCTGGTTGCGGGTGATCGCTCGGTTGACGTTGCCCTGGCCCCAGTTGTAGGCGGCCAGCGCCAGGTGCCAGTCACCAAAGCGGTCGTGGAGCTGTTGAAGGTAGTCGAGTGCGGCCTGTGTCGACGCCAGCACATCGCGGCGATCATCGCGGAACACGTTCTGCTTCAGGTCAAACGATTCGCCCGTTGCGGGCATGAATTGCCACATCCCGGCGGCGCGGGCACTGGAGACGGCCTGGGGGTTGAACGCGCTCTCGATGAAGGGCAGCAAAGCCAGTTCGGACGGCATGCCACGGCGCTCGATTTCTTCAACGATGTGAAACAGGTACCGGTTCGAGCGGTCCGTCATGCGTTGCAGGTAATCGGGGCGGCTGGCATACCACTGCTCTTTGTCGCGTACCAGATCGCTGTTGAGGTCGGTCATGGCAAACCCGCGCCGAATGCGATCCCAGATGTCGTTGGGTGCGGCCAGTGAGGCCACCGATCGGCTGCTGACCGTCGAAGCTGTGATGGGACTGAGCGGCGCGCTGTACACCGCTTTGGGAGCATTGGCGACAGCGGGCGCCGGCCTCACCACTTCTGGCGCATTCACCGTTGACGACCCGGTCGAGGTGGGTGCTGGCTTGACCGCAGCGGCTTTGCGTGGATCGACCACGCCCACGCAACCGGCGAGAAACACGCCCAGGCTCAATGCGAGGAAGGCGGCAAGCCGGGTGGTTGATGACCTGGCCCGGGTGGGCTTTTTGTGTAAAGGCGTGGCAGACATATGGGCTCTAAAACTGGTTTTTCCATTCGCGCAGGGTGGCAAACACGGCCTGCGCATCGGGATGGTTGACTTCTGGCGCGCGAATGGTCGCGGCGCGAACCACATCGGGCTCGGTGCAACGCAGAAATGGATTGATGGATTTTTCAAGTCCCAGATTGCTGGGCAAGGTGGGTTTGCCCAGTGATCGCAGATCCGCGCACTTTCGGGCGTGGGCCTGCAATGCCTGGTTGTTGGGTTCCACCGCCTGCGCAAAACGCAGATTGGCCAGGGTGTATTCATGGGTGCAGCACACCCAGGTGTTGTCAGGCAGCGCTGCAAGGCGAGAAAGTGAGGCGTGCATCTGGGCCGGGGTGCCTTCAAAAAGGCGCCCGCAGCCAGCAGAAAACAGCGTGTCGCCGCAAAAGAGCAGCGGTTCTCCCGAGACATCGGGGCAGAAATAGGCGATGTGGCCCAGTGTGTGGCCTGGCACCGCAATCACGGTGAAGTTGTGACCCAGAACGGTCACGTTCTCGCCATCATCTACCCGTTGCAAGGGTTCTGGCATGGTCTCGCGCACAGGGCCGATCACCCGCGCACCCGTGCGCTCCCGCAACTCGGCAACACCACCGGTGTGATCGGGATGGTGGTGGGTGATGAGGATGGTGTCGAGCGAGACAGCTTCAGAGGCTAGCCACGCCAGCACACCGGCAGGCTCACCCGGGTCGACCACGACGGCGCGCTGGCCATCGTGCATGGCCCATATGTAGTTGTCGGAAAAAGCGGGTATCGGGAAAGGTGTCATGGGGATGAATCCGATGGCGCGGGAAGTAAGGACGTGTAGAGTACGCGAAGGATTCGCCAGTCTGGCGCGATCTGCCTGTTCAGCCCTCCGCTTTCCCAACGCTCCATGAGCTCTGCAATTATAAGTTTGACCGAATGGTTTCAAACCCCGCCCGGGCGCTATTTGCTCGAATGGGAACGGACTCAGTTTGACCAGTCGGTGGCCAACCTGTTTGGTTACAACGCGTTGCAACTTGGGCTGCCGGAATTGCCAACGCTGGAAACCAACCGAATGCCTCATCGCTGGCTGGCGTTGCCGGAAGAACTGGTGAGTTTGGTGCCAGAAAGCAGTGAGAAGGTGTTGTTTGGAGGCGCGCGAGGAGGGGCAGGCTCGCCTGGTTCCGCGCAACACGGTCGGGCAGGCCTTGCGGCCCGAGTGGCATTGGTCACGAATGCCGCTGCCTTGCCGTTTCCTGAGGCCAGCCTAGATCTATTGGTGTTGCCACATACCCTGGAGCTCAGCGCCGATCCTCATCACGTTTTGCGTGAGGTGGAGCGCGTGCTGGTTCCCGAAGGCCGGGTGGTGATTTCTGGCTTCAACCCATACAGCCTTTGGGGCCTGCGCCAGGCCCGGGCTCGGTGGGCCTCGCGGATTGGATTGGGTGGGCTAGGGGTCTCGCGGCTGTATTTGCCTGAAGCGGGCGACTTCATCGCGACCGGGCGCTTGAAAGACTGGCTGCGGCTCTTGAGCTTTGAAGTAGAGTCGGAGCGCTTTGGCTGCTATCGGCCGGCGGTGAAAACCGAAAAATGGCTGCAGCGCATGGCCTGGATGGACCGCGCCGGGCGACGCTGGTGGCCCGTTGTGGGTTCGGTCTATTTCGTGGTGGCGGTGAAGCGGGTGCGCGGCATGCGATTGCTGGGCCCGGCATGGAAGCCGCGCCGATCACAGGCTGCTGTTCCCGCATCGGTAACGAACCGCCAGTAAAGAAGGCGGATGCGGGTTGGATATTTGATGGAGTATTTGTTTTGAATCCTGTGGTGATCTACACCGATGGCGCTTGCAAGGGCAACCCGGGCCCTGGTGGCTGGGGCGTTTATCTGAAGGCTGGCGGCCATGAAAAAGAACTGTGGGGTGGCGAGCGTGAAACCACCAACAACCGAATGGAACTCACCGCTGTGATTGAGGCATTGGCCGCGCTCAAGCGGCCTTGCCAGGTGGCCTTGTACCTCGACAGTGAATACGTGCGCAAAGGCATCACCGAGTGGATCCATGGCTGGAAGGCCAAGGGCTGGAAGACGGCGGCCAAACAACCCGTGAAGAACGCCGATTTGTGGAAACAGCTGGATGCACTCGTGCATGGTGGCATCCACAAGATCGAGTGGCACTGGGTGAAGGGCCATGCCGGCGATCCGGGCAACGAGCGTGCCGATGCGCTGGCGAACCGCGGTGTGCCGATGTGAGTTCGCTGCGGTGGAGAATGGCTGCAGCGGTATGGATTCGCCCATGAAGTCTGCCTGTTCTGCGAAACCACGCAGTCCTTTTGGCCAACGCTGGTTTGGTCGCAACCGTTCGAAGAACATTGACCGCGGTCGAGATGAACTGATGCGCGACGGCTTCGTTTGAAGTGCCCGGCACTGGCGAAGCGGCGGGTGAAGCCTTGGGCTCGCTGGATATCGGTGTGGATGCCGACGAACTGGCCATTCCGCTGGCGTCGCTTTACGTGGTCTATGTGGCCCCGGTGTTGCTTGCGGAGGTTGTGGTGGACGGCGCCATTTCCTATGCCTTGTACCGCCGGGTGAAGCACCAGGAGCGTCGCCACTGGCTTCGGGGTGTTTTCCGGCACACCGTCAGGCCCTTTGTGGCGACAGCGGTGTTTCTGACCGGACTCGGTTGGGGCATGGTGACCTATGCGCGCGGAGCCCAGTCCATCGGGAAGGTCATGGCCAATGGGCGCGTTGCGCGCTGAGCCTCGGCCTAGATCACGCCGTCAAACAGCATCACTTCGACCCTGTCGCCCACAGCGATATCGCCTTGTTCATGGTTCAACACCATCAGGCCGTTGGCTTGCACCATGGAGTTGAGCAGGCCTGAGCCCTGGGGACCTGTGGTGCGCACGCTGAGCTGACCCTGTGTGTCGCGCTCCACAATGCCGCGTGGGTATTCGGTGCGGCCAGGTCGCTTGCGGATCGGCTCGGTGCAACGGGCCTGGAGCAGCACAGGCGCAGGCGCTTCATAACCCATCAGCCGTTGCAGCGCCGGCCGCACAAAGATGAGAAACGTCACCATGGCCGCCACGGGGTTGCCCGGCAGGCCGAACAACCACGCCTTTTTGTCCGCTGCTGAGCGCAGTTGCCCAAAGGCCATGGGTCGGCCCGGGCGCATGGCGACACGCCAGAAGTTGACGTCGCCCATCTGCGCCATGATGGCGCGGGTGTGGTCGGCGTCACCCATGCTGACGCCGCCGCTGGTCACGATGGCGTCGGCCTCTCGTGTGGCGGTGTCGAACGCTGCATGCATGGCCGCGGGCTGGTCGGGCACCACGCCCATGTCGATCACTTCAACGCCCATGCGGGCGAGCAGGCCGGTCAGTGTGTAGCGGTTGCTGTCGTACACCGCACCTTCGCGCGGGGCCTGGCCCAGGCTCAGGATCTCGTCGCCGGTTGAAAAATAGGCGACACGAAGCGGCCGGTAGACAGTCAAGGTTTGTAGGCCGAGACTCGCCAGCAGGCCGAGGGCGGCGGGGGTGACTCGTTGCCCGGCGCGCAAGGCAGGCTGGCCGGCCATGAGGTCTTCGCCTTTGCGGCGCCGGTTGGCGCCGGTTTTGAGCTGGCTGGCGTCGAACTGCACTGTGTCAGCACCTGAAGTGGTGAGTTCCAGCGGCACCACGGTGTCCAGGCCCGTGGGCATGATCGCACCCGTCATGATCTTCACGCATTCGCCGAGCTGCAAAGCCTGGGTCCAGGCTTTGCCGGCCAGCGCGGTACCGACCACTTTCAGGGCAACTGGCCCGCCACTGGCCAGGCAAGCGCCATCAAACGCGTAGCCGTCCATGGCCGAATTGTCGTGAGGTGGCACGCTGATAGGAGAGACCACGTCCTGCGCCAATACGCGGTCCCGAGCCTGTCGAAGGTCGATGTGTTCGGTATCGCCGATGGGCGAAAGCTGTTGGCGCAACCGCTGTTGCACTTGCTCGACGCTGAGGTCGGCCGGCGGCGAAGGGTTTGGGGCAGTCATGGGCTAACGTGGCCGCTGCGGGCCTCAATGGCGCGCAGGCTTTCCAGGGTATTGATGTTGGCGAAGGCGGCGGGATCATCGCTTGGGCGGTTGAAAGACGCTTCGACGGTGCGATGCAGCCCCATCCATTGGCCGACCTTGCGACCGCCGCTGCGAATGTACTGCTCCAGGTGGTCAGCGAGCTTGACCTGCATCAGCGCGAACACAGGTTGGCGCCGCAAGATGCCCCGCTCGTCGGGCGCGGTGGCCAAGGCAATCTCGGCTTCAGCCGCTTCTTGAAAGGCCTGGGCCAAACGCTCGACGATGTCGACCGGAAAACGGGGGGCGTCGCAAGGCACTGTCATCAGGTAGCGCGTGGTGCATTGCCGAAGGCCGGTCAACATGCCCGCCAGCGGTCCCGGCTGGTCGGGCAGCGTATCCGGCCAAACCGGCTGCCCCCAAGCTTCGTAAACGTCTAGATGGCGGTTGGCGTTGACCGCGTATGCGGCAATCAACGGGTTCTTGGCGCTTTGCAGTCTCGACAACGCATGCAGCGCAAGCGGCACGCCACTGAGCGTTTGCAGACCTTTGTCAACGCCACCCATGCGCGTGGCCTGACCGCCCGCAAGCACCAGAGCGGTGATGTCTCCGCGCTGTATCTGCCTCAAGTCAGAACCTCATCGCGCACCAGAGGCCTGAAACCTTCCGCACTGCCGGCGCAGGCTTTGACAGAGCGAAGAGTCAGCGATTGAGACGATGACCCGGTATCGAAGGCACGGGGAATGGGTAGGCAACCTCCGGCGCGAGGTGTCTCCACCCAGCGATCACGGTGGAACCGGCTTGGCCGGGCCACACGTGATGTCCCCCTGGGGGGGTGACGCAAAGCGGCGCGGGGGGGGACCAAAACTACCCTCCGATGTAACTCATCTCCACCCGCTTGCCCGAGGCCGGGCCGGCATCGGCGGGAAGGCTGGCACGAAGCTCTGAATAGCGGTCGCTGCGGCCTTGCCAGATGCCTGCGATGGCGCTGGCGAGCTCTTCGTCGCTGGCGCTGCCTCGCACGAGCGGGCGCAAGTCGTGGCCCTGGTTGGCGAAGAGGCAAAGGTAGAGCTGGCCTTCGGTGGATAGGCGGGCGCGGTTGCAATCGCGGCAGAAAGCCTGCGTGACGCTGCTGATGACGCCAATTTCTCCTGAGCCATCGGCATAGCCCCAGCGCTCCGCGGTTTCACCGGGCGCCGACGGGTCGAGCTGCACCAGCGGCAGCTCGCTTTGAAGCAGTTGAATCACTTCGGCGCTGGGCATCACTTCGTTCATGCGCCAGCCGTTGGTGGCCCCCACATCCATGTATTCGATGAAGCGCAGCACAATGCCGGAGCCTTTGAAATGGCGCGCCATGGGCAGTATCTCTTGCTCATTGGTGCCGCGCTTGACCACCATATTGACTTTGATCGGGCCCAGGCCCGCCTTCAAGGCTGCGTCGATGCCTCGCAGCACATCGGCCACCGGAAAGTCCACATCGTTCATGGAGCGGAAAATGGCGTCATCCAGGCCATCGAGGCTGACGGTGACACGCTGCAGGCCTGCGTCTTTCAGTGCTTGAGCCTTGCGCGCCAGCAAGGAGCCGTTGGTGGTAAGTGTGAGGTCCATCGGCTGGCCTTCAACCGTGCGAAGCGCTGCGAGTTGCGCGATCAGGACTTCAACGTTTTTGCGCAGCAATGGTTCGCCGCCGGTTAGGCGAATTTTTTGCACACCATGCGCGGCGAACTGCCTGGCCAAGCGTGTGATTTCTTCGAAGCTGAGCAGGGCACTGTGGGGCAGGTATGGGTAGTTCTTGTCGAACACTTCCTTGGGCATGCAATAGCTGCAGCGGAAGTTGCAGCGGTCGGTCACGCTGATGCGCAGGTCGCGCAGCGGTCGGCGCAAGGTGTCGGTGAGCTGACCCGTGGCGGGGATTGCCTTGGCAGGCAATTTCACTGCGCGCGAGGCGGTGCGTTGATCAACCAGGGGAATGACGCGTTCGGACATGGCCTGATTATGGTGGAGCGCCGCTGGTTGACCGGGTTTGTCGCCGAAGGCGCAAGGGCTTTAGGCTGCAGCGCCCACTGGTTTGTAGAGATCGCGGTTCTCGGCCAGCCATTGTTCGGAGAGCCCGCTGGTCTGTTGATTGGGGTGGAAATTGGCTTGAAAATACTGGCGCCATGCGCCGTGGCTCTGGCGGAGCAGGCCTTGCTTGCCCAGCAAGTGACGCCAGGCGCTGGCCCAGGTTGACCGTCGCCACAGCGTGCCGTCGCGTTGCAGGTTGTTGGCCGTCTGGCGCAGTGTATCGATCAGGAAGATCCAGGTCACGCGCTTCATCCAGCGCGAACGCCATTCAAGGGTGCCGCCCAGCGCCTGGTACAGGTCGAAGGCCGTGCTCTTGTGTTCGGCTTCCTCGGCGCTGTGCCACAGCCACATGGCTTTCAGGCGCGGTTCGCAGCCACTCAGCAATTCAGGTCGGGCGAGCAGCCATTCGGCGAAAAGGGCTGTGAAGTGTTCGTTGGCAGCGGTCACGCCCAGAGGGTGGCGCGGATCCACGTCGCCCATCATCGCCAGCCGCTTTTCGGCCCGGCGTTCCCAGGCGTTGTCCAGCCCTTGGTCTTTCAGGTGTTTGTTGAACAGCCCATGGATGCGGCGGTGGGTCGCCTCTTGCCCCACAAAACCCTGTACCTCCTCTTGCAGTTCAGCTTGCTTCTCGGGAGACAAGGCCTTGAAGCCCTTTCGAACCGAGTCGATGAAAAACTGCTCGCCTATCGGAAAGCTCATGGAGAGGGCGTTGAACCAGGCGGTCAGAAAGGCATCGCCACCGCACCAGTGTCGGGCGATGGGTTGTTCGAGGTCGATGAGCAAACGGCGAACGGTCAAGGCTGTCATGTCAAAAAAACTCCAGTTGGTACTTGTTGGTACCGGCTTCTGGATGTTGCCTGCCGTCGCATGCTGTGTCAAGCCAGGTTCGGAAAAGCCAACTCAGCAAATCCGCAAACTGGCCCTAAGATAGGTGGCCATGCTCGACGCCACGATCTCCCCTCAGCCCTCTGATGTGCCACATCCGCACTTGTCCCGTCTGCTGCAGGGGATGGCGGAAGTGGTGCAGCAAAAGGCCTATGCTGCGATCACCATTGCCGATATCGTGCAGATGGCAGGCGTTTCCAAACGCAGTTTTTACGAACACTTTGACAGCAAAGAGGCCTGTTTCCTTGCGCTGTACCGTGCGGCAAGCGCTTCGGCTTTGCGCACCCTGCGTGAAGCGGTTGTGCCCGACCAGCCTTGGCAGAGCCGGGTTGAGCAGGGATTTCAAGCCTACTTCTCTCACCTTGCTGCCGGCGCTGGCTTGTTGCGGGCTTTGTTCATCGATATTCACTACCTCGGTGAACCTGGTGCGCAGGCGCGGCGCGATGTGATGCAGGCCCTCGCAGCCTTCATGCTGGACACGGTCAACGACCTGCCCAGCGACGCCACAGCACGAGCGACCCTCTCACCCGAACTGGCCATGGCGGCCGTGGGGGGCATCAACGAATGGCTGCTGATGGCGATAGAGACCGATCAGGTGGCAAAACTGGCTGATTTGACAGCAACAGCCAGCCAGCTGGTTTACCTGTTGATGCAGGCACCAGTGCGCGGCAGCGCAGGCGCCGAACCATAAAAAATGCCCCGCGACGCCAAGGGCATCGCGGGGCATCGGGTGGCGCCAATTGTGGTCCGGCGCGAGAGGGGTCAGCCGGCCATTGGCAGCAATGGCACGATGAGCAAAGCCACAATGTTGATGATTTTGATCAACGGGTTGACTGCTGGACCTGCCGTGTCCTTGTAGGGATCGCCCACGGTGTCGCCGGTCACAGCCGCTTTGTGGGCTTCAGAGCCTTTGCCGCCGTGGTGACCATCTTCAATGTACTTCTTGGCGTTGTCCCAGGCACCGCCGCCGGTGCACATGGAAATGGCCACGAACAGGCCGGTCACGATGGTTCCCATCAGCATGCCGCCCAACGCTTGAGGCCCGAGGAACAAGCCGACCAGAATCGGCACCACCACGGGCAACAGGCTGGGGATCACCATTTCCTTGATGGCAGCCGAAGTCAGCATGTCGACAGCGCGGCCATATTCCGGTTTGGCTGTGCCTTCCATGATGCCGGGAATCTCCTTGAACTGGCGGCGAACTTCAACCACCACGGCACCTGCAGCCCGGCCGACGGCTTCCATGGCCATCGCGCCGAACAGGTAGGGAATCAGCCCGCCGATGAACAGTCCCACGATCACCATGGGATCGCTCAGGTCAAAACTCACCTTGTGGCCATAGGTTTCCAGTTTGTGGGTGTAGTCGGCGAACAGCACCAACGCGGCCAAGCCGGCCGAGCCGATGGCGTAGCCCTTGGTCACCGCTTTGGTCGTGTTGCCCACTGCGTCCAACGGATCGGTGATGTCACGCACGCTGCTGGGCAGCTCTGCCATCTCGGCGATGCCGCCAGCGTTGTCGGTGATTGGGCCGTAGGCATCGAGTGCAACCACGATGCCGGCCATGCTCAGCATGGACGTCGCCGCGATGGCGATGCCGTAGAGGCCGGCGAGCGAGTAGGCGGCCATGATGGCGATGCAGACACAAATCACCGGCCAGGCGGTGGAGCGCATCGAGACACCCAGGCCAGCGATGATGTTGGTGCCGTGGCCCGTGGTGGATGCCTGTGCAATGTGTTGCACGGGTGAGTACTGCGTGCCCGTGTAGAACTCGGTGATCCACACCAGTGCGGCCGTGAGGATCAGGCCCACGGCGCAGGCGCCGAAGAGGCGCATGTGGCTGCCGGTTTCGGTGATGGCGTTGTCGGGCATGACCGCGACGGTAACGAAGTAGAACGCAATCAGCGACAACACCCCGGCGATGGCCAGGCCCTTGTACAGCGCAG
This region of Hydrogenophaga crassostreae genomic DNA includes:
- a CDS encoding MAPEG family protein: MIVSTGLTLAYWCVFVASMLPIVCAGLAKWGMFGKARRDGGYDNHLPRTWLASQKDWRARANAAQANSFEALPFFIGAVIIAHQMNALQVRVDLLALAFVLLRMVYILLYVANQASARSVVWAMALAANIALLFV
- a CDS encoding ABC transporter substrate-binding protein, producing MLNRRDWGQWCAATVLVSGAAGVQAASAASLAGGSQRLVVAVANKAAFCYLPLTIAERLGYFAAEGLALEVREYADASAAVRALLDGSAQMLSGSYSTTQMMRAHDEYLSAILMQALAPQIVLGASHRTMQSFRSARDLRGRRIGVTALGSASHRIASLALNRAGIRPQDVRFVPLSSPVDMLAAFRGGEIDALCHPDPLITRLEQSGELRVLLDTRTVRGTKELFGGPLPAACLAVTTEWMAANPVMCQASANAMVRALKWLRTAGPSDINKAVPEAYFQGDRSLYLAAFERAREAWASDGVMPESGPQTVANMLRRFSEIPELDDKRLSSTFTNQFALKAKTRFRA
- a CDS encoding transglycosylase SLT domain-containing protein, producing MSATPLHKKPTRARSSTTRLAAFLALSLGVFLAGCVGVVDPRKAAAVKPAPTSTGSSTVNAPEVVRPAPAVANAPKAVYSAPLSPITASTVSSRSVASLAAPNDIWDRIRRGFAMTDLNSDLVRDKEQWYASRPDYLQRMTDRSNRYLFHIVEEIERRGMPSELALLPFIESAFNPQAVSSARAAGMWQFMPATGESFDLKQNVFRDDRRDVLASTQAALDYLQQLHDRFGDWHLALAAYNWGQGNVNRAITRNQQAGLPTDYNSLDMPTETRQYVPKLQAVKNIVAFPETFNAQLPDIGNHPFFDAISISQDIDVALVIRLAEINEADFRALNPSLKQPVVMSAGTPQILLPWDNANVFERRLAEHKGPLASWTVWVVPSTLSVSEAARRVGMSESELRSVNNIPPRMQVRAGSSLLVARSSQRDNDVSEYVADNARLSLQPEAVARRASVRVRSGDTLSGIARRYGMSTADLAKLNNLSARARLRTGQRLAVAGSSSQSAKVVVIRESQLAAKRSSSSSKTSKSSRVKIKVKRASATRSSKNSRTSKAQSSSAKKSPAKSSPAKKKKRS
- the gloB gene encoding hydroxyacylglutathione hydrolase, encoding MTPFPIPAFSDNYIWAMHDGQRAVVVDPGEPAGVLAWLASEAVSLDTILITHHHPDHTGGVAELRERTGARVIGPVRETMPEPLQRVDDGENVTVLGHNFTVIAVPGHTLGHIAYFCPDVSGEPLLFCGDTLFSAGCGRLFEGTPAQMHASLSRLAALPDNTWVCCTHEYTLANLRFAQAVEPNNQALQAHARKCADLRSLGKPTLPSNLGLEKSINPFLRCTEPDVVRAATIRAPEVNHPDAQAVFATLREWKNQF
- a CDS encoding class I SAM-dependent methyltransferase, translating into MSSAIISLTEWFQTPPGRYLLEWERTQFDQSVANLFGYNALQLGLPELPTLETNRMPHRWLALPEELVSLVPESSEKVLFGGARGGAGSPGSAQHGRAGLAARVALVTNAAALPFPEASLDLLVLPHTLELSADPHHVLREVERVLVPEGRVVISGFNPYSLWGLRQARARWASRIGLGGLGVSRLYLPEAGDFIATGRLKDWLRLLSFEVESERFGCYRPAVKTEKWLQRMAWMDRAGRRWWPVVGSVYFVVAVKRVRGMRLLGPAWKPRRSQAAVPASVTNRQ
- the rnhA gene encoding ribonuclease HI encodes the protein MNPVVIYTDGACKGNPGPGGWGVYLKAGGHEKELWGGERETTNNRMELTAVIEALAALKRPCQVALYLDSEYVRKGITEWIHGWKAKGWKTAAKQPVKNADLWKQLDALVHGGIHKIEWHWVKGHAGDPGNERADALANRGVPM
- the moeA gene encoding molybdopterin molybdotransferase MoeA, which encodes MTAPNPSPPADLSVEQVQQRLRQQLSPIGDTEHIDLRQARDRVLAQDVVSPISVPPHDNSAMDGYAFDGACLASGGPVALKVVGTALAGKAWTQALQLGECVKIMTGAIMPTGLDTVVPLELTTSGADTVQFDASQLKTGANRRRKGEDLMAGQPALRAGQRVTPAALGLLASLGLQTLTVYRPLRVAYFSTGDEILSLGQAPREGAVYDSNRYTLTGLLARMGVEVIDMGVVPDQPAAMHAAFDTATREADAIVTSGGVSMGDADHTRAIMAQMGDVNFWRVAMRPGRPMAFGQLRSAADKKAWLFGLPGNPVAAMVTFLIFVRPALQRLMGYEAPAPVLLQARCTEPIRKRPGRTEYPRGIVERDTQGQLSVRTTGPQGSGLLNSMVQANGLMVLNHEQGDIAVGDRVEVMLFDGVI
- the mobA gene encoding molybdenum cofactor guanylyltransferase MobA, encoding MRQIQRGDITALVLAGGQATRMGGVDKGLQTLSGVPLALHALSRLQSAKNPLIAAYAVNANRHLDVYEAWGQPVWPDTLPDQPGPLAGMLTGLRQCTTRYLMTVPCDAPRFPVDIVERLAQAFQEAAEAEIALATAPDERGILRRQPVFALMQVKLADHLEQYIRSGGRKVGQWMGLHRTVEASFNRPSDDPAAFANINTLESLRAIEARSGHVSP
- the moaA gene encoding GTP 3',8-cyclase MoaA, yielding MSERVIPLVDQRTASRAVKLPAKAIPATGQLTDTLRRPLRDLRISVTDRCNFRCSYCMPKEVFDKNYPYLPHSALLSFEEITRLARQFAAHGVQKIRLTGGEPLLRKNVEVLIAQLAALRTVEGQPMDLTLTTNGSLLARKAQALKDAGLQRVTVSLDGLDDAIFRSMNDVDFPVADVLRGIDAALKAGLGPIKVNMVVKRGTNEQEILPMARHFKGSGIVLRFIEYMDVGATNGWRMNEVMPSAEVIQLLQSELPLVQLDPSAPGETAERWGYADGSGEIGVISSVTQAFCRDCNRARLSTEGQLYLCLFANQGHDLRPLVRGSASDEELASAIAGIWQGRSDRYSELRASLPADAGPASGKRVEMSYIGG
- a CDS encoding metal-dependent hydrolase encodes the protein MTALTVRRLLIDLEQPIARHWCGGDAFLTAWFNALSMSFPIGEQFFIDSVRKGFKALSPEKQAELQEEVQGFVGQEATHRRIHGLFNKHLKDQGLDNAWERRAEKRLAMMGDVDPRHPLGVTAANEHFTALFAEWLLARPELLSGCEPRLKAMWLWHSAEEAEHKSTAFDLYQALGGTLEWRSRWMKRVTWIFLIDTLRQTANNLQRDGTLWRRSTWASAWRHLLGKQGLLRQSHGAWRQYFQANFHPNQQTSGLSEQWLAENRDLYKPVGAAA